A genome region from Populus alba chromosome 5, ASM523922v2, whole genome shotgun sequence includes the following:
- the LOC118032213 gene encoding thioredoxin, with the protein MALHASMNMSTMSTTRAGVLCSNHVACSKEKLKLPTGRGLRRSSSLSFPSSFSSSYASVKNHKSTIVCKAQEAVGVVQEVTDSSWDSLVIGCEIPVLVEFWAPWCGPCRMITPVIDELAAEYAGKIACYKVNTDDCPNIASQYAIRSIPTVLMFKNGEKKEGVIGAVPKATLAAAIEKYVEA; encoded by the exons ATGGCTCTTCACGCAAGCATGAATATGAGCACCATGTCTACTACTAGGGCTGGAGTATTATGTTCAAACCATGTAGCTTGCTCAAAAgagaagttgaaattgcccACAGGCAGGGGGTTAAGGAGGTCGTCTTCTTTGTCATTTccatcttctttctcttcttcatatGCTTCAGtcaaaaatcataaatccaCCATTGTATGCAAAGCTCAAGAAGCTGTCGGTGTAG tgCAAGAGGTGACAGATTCAAGCTGGGATAGCCTGGTTATTGGCTGTGAAATCCCAGTTCTAGTTGAATTCTGGGCACCATGGTGCGGACCATGCCGAATGATAACACCGGTGATTGATGAATTGGCAGCAGAATACGCAGGAAAGATTGCTTGTTACAAAGTGAACACTGATGATTGCCCAAACATTGCATCACAATATGCGATTAGAAGCATTCCCACAGTGCTAATGTTCAAGAATGGAGAGAAGAAGGAAGGTGTTATAGGTGCAGTTCCTAAGGCTACCTTGGCTGCTGCCATTGAAAAATACGTTGAAGCTTGA